The following proteins come from a genomic window of Nicotiana tomentosiformis chromosome 12, ASM39032v3, whole genome shotgun sequence:
- the LOC138902893 gene encoding uncharacterized protein codes for MGWQNFKEHEMPLTTILEIDIFDVWGIEFMDPFVSSCRNTYILVAVDHVSKCIESIDLPNNEARSVVAFLKRIIFTRYGTPRVIISDGGSHFYNKAFDTFLGKYGVPQKVTAPYHPQASGQVKVSNLEIKSILSKTVNKNWTDWSKKFDDALWAYRMAYITLIGISPYR; via the coding sequence ATGGGCTGGCAGAATTTTAAAGAACATGAGATGCCCCTTACAACCATATTGGAGATTGATATatttgatgtttggggcattgagTTCATGgacccttttgtgagttcttgtagaAACACTTACATTTTGGTCGCAGTGGATCATGTGTCTAAATGTATTGAATCTATTGATTTACCCAATAATGAGGCtagaagtgtggtggctttcttaaagAGGATTATTTTCACAAGGTATGGCACTCCGCGAGTAATTATAAGTGATGGAGGGTCGCATTTTtacaacaaggcttttgacacttttctTGGCAAGTATGGCGTCCCTCAGAAAGTGACagctccctatcatccacaagcaagtGGTCAAGTGAAAGTTTCCAACctagagataaagagtattttgtccaagaCGGTGAATAAAAATTGGACGGATTGGTCTAAGAAGtttgatgatgctctatgggcatATAGAATGGCTTACATAACACTTATTGGGATATCTCCATATCGATag